From a region of the Candidatus Jettenia caeni genome:
- a CDS encoding putative phage integrase translates to MPYIKKYLNSYEYCFKKDGKIIHEDRASRDFIALVEKVGLTDIGLHTLRHTFISQCLMAGISIWEVAKWVGHSTAYMTELYGHLCPKRREIDRLDI, encoded by the coding sequence ATGCCTTACATCAAAAAGTACCTGAATAGTTACGAATATTGTTTCAAGAAAGATGGCAAGATTATTCATGAGGATAGAGCAAGCAGAGACTTTATTGCACTTGTTGAAAAAGTTGGATTAACTGATATAGGTTTACATACATTAAGGCATACTTTTATCAGTCAATGCTTAATGGCAGGAATATCTATTTGGGAAGTTGCAAAGTGGGTTGGGCATAGTACGGCATATATGACGGAACTTTATGGACATCTTTGTCCAAAACGTAGGGAAATAGATAGATTAGATATCTAA
- a CDS encoding transporter protein: MDNSFLPVWLQSGLWGLVAGSALLIGAAIGYFAHVSQRIIAAIMAFGSGVLISALSFELMDEAYKQGGFVPTAIGFFGGASLFTTANVYLSHKGAKHRKRSTKQPSEEKNSGSGLTIAIGSLLDGIPESIAIGISMIQGGVISIVMLAAVFLSNLPEGLSSSAGMKYAGRPARYVFGVWASIAIACGISALIGYAVFSHFSSGVVAITIATAAGAILAMIADTMIPEAFEQTHNLTGLITVGGFLIAFFLSKLIS; encoded by the coding sequence ATGGATAATTCTTTTTTACCGGTGTGGCTGCAGTCAGGACTTTGGGGATTAGTCGCCGGATCGGCGTTGCTAATTGGCGCTGCAATCGGTTATTTCGCTCATGTCTCACAGCGTATAATTGCTGCTATTATGGCTTTTGGCAGTGGAGTCTTAATTTCAGCCCTATCATTCGAGCTGATGGATGAGGCATATAAGCAAGGAGGTTTTGTACCGACAGCGATTGGTTTTTTCGGTGGGGCGTCTCTCTTTACTACTGCAAATGTATACTTATCTCATAAAGGCGCTAAGCATCGTAAAAGATCTACGAAACAGCCCTCAGAGGAAAAGAATTCCGGTAGTGGTCTTACTATCGCTATTGGCTCATTACTGGACGGTATTCCGGAATCTATTGCGATTGGTATTAGTATGATACAGGGCGGAGTTATCAGTATTGTGATGCTTGCTGCCGTCTTTCTTTCAAACCTTCCCGAGGGACTCTCCAGCTCTGCAGGGATGAAATATGCCGGACGGCCTGCACGGTATGTTTTTGGTGTTTGGGCAAGTATTGCAATTGCCTGTGGTATCTCGGCCCTTATCGGTTACGCAGTCTTTAGTCATTTTTCAAGTGGTGTTGTTGCTATAACAATTGCAACTGCTGCTGGCGCTATTTTGGCTATGATAGCTGATACTATGATTCCAGAAGCATTCGAACAAACCCATAATCTTACAGGTCTTATTACCGTTGGCGGGTTTCTTATCGCTTTTTTCCTTAGCAAACTTATTTCATAG
- a CDS encoding short-chain dehydrogenase/reductase, whose amino-acid sequence MYKLGTAFITGASSGIGAAFAHQLAKKKKNLILVDKQKERLAALAATLQHHYSITVEILTADLSNPVDIERVENRIAEIEVLDTLINNAGFGTSGNFVEIGLAKQIDMIHVHVIASVRFCRAALPGMVMRRNGSIINVSSIGAFKPIPGSVTYSATKAYLITFSEALQTELTGTGVRVQALCPGFTNTDFHSTTEFVNFNRSRIPKVFWMSAEEVASKSLKALRKNQAVYIPGLKNRLLVILARITNRFPLVLTWIRKNLSNIARSHKE is encoded by the coding sequence ATGTATAAATTGGGTACAGCTTTTATAACGGGAGCTTCCAGTGGGATTGGCGCTGCCTTTGCCCATCAATTGGCAAAGAAAAAGAAAAATCTTATTCTCGTTGATAAGCAAAAAGAGCGATTAGCAGCCCTGGCCGCTACCCTGCAACACCATTACTCCATTACTGTTGAAATCCTGACTGCTGATTTATCCAATCCTGTTGATATTGAGCGCGTTGAAAACCGTATTGCCGAAATTGAAGTTTTAGATACCCTCATTAATAATGCAGGTTTCGGTACATCAGGTAATTTTGTTGAGATTGGTTTGGCGAAACAGATTGATATGATACATGTTCATGTTATAGCAAGTGTACGTTTCTGCAGAGCCGCTTTACCAGGAATGGTGATGCGCCGTAATGGTTCTATTATTAATGTTTCTTCAATTGGCGCCTTTAAACCTATTCCGGGGAGTGTCACTTACTCAGCTACCAAGGCTTATCTCATTACCTTTTCAGAGGCCTTACAAACCGAATTAACAGGTACCGGTGTCAGGGTTCAGGCCTTGTGCCCGGGTTTTACGAATACCGACTTTCACAGCACGACAGAGTTTGTTAACTTTAATCGTTCCCGAATCCCTAAAGTATTCTGGATGTCGGCAGAAGAAGTTGCATCAAAGTCTCTGAAGGCCTTGAGGAAAAATCAAGCGGTATATATTCCGGGATTGAAAAATCGTTTACTCGTAATCCTGGCTCGTATAACGAATAGGTTTCCCCTCGTATTGACATGGATTAGAAAAAATCTCAGTAATATTGCCAGATCACATAAAGAATGA
- a CDS encoding putative glucose sorbosone dehydrogenase — MKEYLFIPIVTLFIFLFSSDLSAQVHVEAAFPYLSFINPTDIQNSGDGTNRLFVLEQQGIISVFQNSSRTREKQIFLDIRDRVNDRGAEEGLLGLAFHPDFKNNGFFYVNYTASNPRRTVIARYSVHQTTPNAVLKDSELIIMQFSQPFSNHNGGQITFGPDGFLYIATGDGGSGGDPFGNGQSLKTLLGKILRIDVDNPSEGRNYGIPADNPFVGNNSGFQEEIYAYGLRNPWRFSFDPETQWLWAADVGQYHFEEVDIIGKGKNYGWNIMEGLHCFKPPSGCDTTGLELPVWEYNHDVGASITGGYVYRGSLVPELIGAYIYSDFMSGRIWSLRYDGSSLPINTELLTTSLNISSFGIDEKNELYMLSFDGKIYCFKSTIE; from the coding sequence ATGAAAGAATACCTTTTCATTCCTATTGTTACCCTTTTTATTTTTCTCTTCTCCAGCGATTTATCTGCTCAAGTGCATGTTGAAGCAGCCTTTCCCTATCTCAGCTTTATTAATCCTACCGATATTCAAAACTCTGGTGATGGGACAAACCGTTTATTTGTCCTTGAACAACAGGGAATTATCTCTGTATTTCAAAACAGTTCCCGTACGAGAGAAAAACAGATTTTTTTGGATATTCGTGATCGGGTGAATGACCGTGGTGCTGAGGAAGGATTATTAGGCCTGGCATTTCACCCGGATTTTAAGAATAATGGATTTTTTTATGTAAATTATACCGCTTCCAACCCCCGACGTACTGTTATTGCAAGATACAGCGTTCATCAGACAACTCCAAACGCCGTTTTGAAAGACAGCGAACTCATCATCATGCAATTTTCCCAACCTTTTAGTAATCATAATGGCGGGCAAATTACTTTTGGTCCAGATGGATTTCTCTACATCGCAACGGGTGATGGTGGTTCTGGCGGTGATCCTTTCGGGAACGGGCAGAGTCTGAAGACACTTCTCGGAAAAATTTTAAGAATAGATGTGGATAATCCTTCGGAGGGAAGGAATTATGGAATCCCCGCCGATAATCCTTTCGTAGGGAACAATTCCGGATTCCAGGAGGAAATTTATGCCTATGGATTGCGTAATCCATGGCGATTTAGCTTCGATCCGGAAACGCAATGGCTCTGGGCTGCAGATGTTGGTCAGTATCATTTTGAGGAAGTGGATATTATCGGGAAAGGGAAAAATTATGGATGGAACATTATGGAAGGACTCCATTGCTTCAAGCCACCTTCCGGATGTGATACTACAGGCTTAGAACTTCCGGTTTGGGAGTACAACCATGATGTTGGCGCCTCTATAACCGGTGGATACGTCTACCGGGGTTCTCTGGTTCCTGAACTCATTGGCGCTTATATCTATAGTGACTTTATGTCTGGAAGGATTTGGTCTTTGAGATATGATGGCTCCAGTTTGCCCATCAATACTGAATTACTAACCACGAGTTTAAACATATCCTCATTCGGAATTGATGAGAAAAATGAGCTCTATATGCTATCCTTTGATGGTAAAATTTATTGCTTTAAGTCAACAATAGAATAG
- a CDS encoding tyrosine recombinase — MQDYVNKYLAHIEHDKNFSLQTLRAYQNDLNQYLSFLRNERCCDLGNVSRLLLRKFLAFLKEQGYSKATIARKLVSIRSLHKYLCREGILEFNPVENIRTPKLERKLPEFMSVNDTEVLLNQPDLHSSLSIRDSAMMETLYSTGIRVSELVGIDVADVNFLEGVVKVKGKGKKERLLPIGNYALNAIRLYLDKRGSDNQALFLNKCGGRLTDRSVARALEKYIKKAGLSSKISPHTFRHSFATHLLDQGADLRFVQELLGHANLSTTQIYTHITTERLKQVYDRTHPRA; from the coding sequence ATGCAGGATTATGTCAATAAATACCTTGCACATATTGAGCACGACAAGAACTTTTCATTACAAACCTTGAGGGCATATCAGAACGATTTAAACCAATATCTTTCGTTTCTTAGGAATGAACGCTGCTGTGATCTTGGGAATGTAAGCCGGTTATTGCTGAGAAAGTTTCTTGCCTTCTTAAAAGAACAAGGGTATTCAAAAGCTACCATCGCAAGAAAATTAGTATCCATTCGGTCTCTTCACAAATATCTCTGTCGTGAAGGTATTTTAGAATTCAATCCTGTAGAAAATATCCGGACGCCGAAATTAGAGAGAAAGCTCCCTGAGTTTATGAGTGTCAATGATACTGAAGTGCTTTTAAATCAGCCCGATTTACACTCTTCACTCAGCATCCGCGATAGCGCTATGATGGAGACATTATACAGCACAGGCATCAGGGTAAGCGAACTGGTAGGGATTGATGTTGCAGATGTAAATTTTCTTGAAGGGGTTGTTAAAGTAAAGGGAAAAGGCAAAAAGGAACGTCTGTTGCCTATAGGAAATTATGCCTTAAACGCCATACGGTTATATCTCGATAAAAGAGGTTCAGATAATCAGGCGCTCTTTTTAAACAAGTGCGGGGGACGCCTCACGGACCGGAGTGTGGCGCGAGCGCTGGAAAAATACATAAAAAAGGCAGGGTTAAGCAGTAAAATTTCTCCTCATACCTTTCGGCATAGTTTTGCAACTCACTTGCTAGACCAGGGTGCTGATTTGCGCTTTGTCCAGGAGCTTCTGGGTCATGCCAATCTTTCCACCACTCAAATCTATACCCATATAACTACGGAACGGTTAAAACAGGTATACGACAGAACACATCCCAGGGCATAA
- a CDS encoding cyclase/dehydrase: MEKIEKSIEVNVPVHLVYSQWTEFEAFPRFMGGVKEVKKLDDNRLRWRAEIRGKEVEWDARITRQTPDEVIAWVSISGIQNCGTVTFKSTDQNKTRITLIMEIESKEISGNTEDFVRVVSGQIEGDMKHFKEFIEERGEIGTETES, from the coding sequence GTGGAAAAAATTGAAAAATCGATAGAGGTTAATGTACCGGTGCATCTGGTGTATAGCCAATGGACCGAGTTTGAAGCTTTTCCCCGTTTTATGGGAGGTGTGAAAGAAGTAAAAAAACTCGATGACAATCGGCTGCGCTGGCGTGCAGAGATTAGGGGTAAAGAAGTGGAATGGGATGCTCGAATTACCCGCCAGACTCCTGACGAAGTTATTGCATGGGTAAGTATTTCGGGTATACAAAACTGTGGCACTGTTACATTCAAGAGTACCGATCAGAACAAGACACGTATTACCTTGATTATGGAAATAGAATCCAAAGAAATCTCCGGAAATACTGAAGATTTCGTAAGGGTAGTGTCAGGCCAAATAGAAGGTGATATGAAGCACTTTAAGGAGTTTATCGAGGAACGCGGAGAGATTGGAACAGAGACAGAAAGCTAA
- a CDS encoding hypothetical phage protein: MPLRIQKKEKAKMDFGLHKRNRKWYYDFYINNVRYRGSTKTSSRELAIQFARKIYNELYLGKYELKNNLKVKLEDIIQEYIFLNKNNFCKDWLQTKQWKLNNFLKYMTDQGISYLDQITVSHLEHYKAHLLDFRKPHTVKNTITIISTLLNFAVNLGYINNNPAKKLNPIRGIQKNKQRFLSKEEISKVLDVTKGTYLENLVKAAVYTGMRRRELLYLQYQDIDICKMTIHIKNKQDFTIKSKGERILPLHKNLESVFNGVNGDEYCFKKDGKIIHEDRASRNFIELVEKVGLTDIGLHTLRHTFISQCLMAGISIWEVAKWVGHSTAYMTELYGHLCPKRREVDRLDI; the protein is encoded by the coding sequence TTGCCTCTTAGGATTCAAAAAAAAGAAAAAGCAAAGATGGACTTCGGATTACATAAAAGAAATCGTAAATGGTATTATGACTTTTATATTAACAATGTAAGATACAGAGGTAGTACCAAAACCTCATCAAGAGAATTGGCAATTCAATTTGCACGAAAAATATATAATGAATTATATCTTGGTAAATATGAACTTAAAAACAATCTTAAAGTAAAACTTGAAGATATAATACAAGAGTATATTTTTCTGAATAAGAATAATTTTTGTAAAGATTGGCTTCAGACAAAACAATGGAAATTAAATAATTTTCTTAAGTACATGACAGACCAGGGAATCAGTTATCTGGACCAAATTACTGTATCACACCTTGAGCATTATAAAGCGCATTTACTTGATTTCCGCAAGCCTCATACAGTTAAAAATACAATTACAATAATTAGTACACTTTTAAATTTTGCTGTTAATCTTGGATATATTAATAATAATCCAGCTAAAAAGTTAAATCCTATTCGTGGTATTCAGAAAAATAAACAGCGTTTCTTATCAAAAGAAGAGATTTCTAAGGTATTAGATGTTACTAAAGGTACATATTTGGAAAATCTTGTTAAAGCTGCTGTTTATACTGGAATGAGACGCCGAGAATTGCTTTATCTTCAATATCAAGATATCGATATTTGCAAAATGACAATTCATATCAAAAACAAACAGGACTTTACAATAAAATCGAAGGGAGAACGTATATTACCACTTCATAAAAATTTAGAATCTGTTTTTAACGGTGTAAATGGTGATGAATATTGTTTCAAGAAAGATGGCAAGATTATTCATGAGGATAGAGCAAGTAGAAACTTTATTGAACTTGTCGAAAAAGTTGGATTAACAGATATAGGTTTACATACATTAAGACATACTTTTATTAGTCAATGCTTAATGGCAGGAATATCTATTTGGGAAGTTGCAAAGTGGGTTGGGCATAGTACGGCATATATGACGGAACTTTATGGACATCTTTGTCCAAAACGTAGGGAAGTAGATAGATTAGATATCTAA
- a CDS encoding peptide chain release factor: MMYITRTITINESEIQCEFIRASGPGGQNVNKVATAVQLRFDAGNSPSLPDDVRNRLIHLAGKRITEGGVLIINARRFRTQEKNRQDAIDRFVELIRRAAERPKLRGKTKPTSASKRRRLDTKRRRGEVKRIRRSAPYSEG; this comes from the coding sequence ATGATGTATATCACACGCACCATTACCATCAATGAGAGTGAAATCCAATGTGAGTTTATTCGTGCTTCAGGACCCGGCGGCCAGAATGTCAATAAGGTTGCCACGGCTGTGCAACTCCGGTTTGATGCAGGCAATTCACCTTCGCTGCCTGATGATGTTCGTAATCGTCTTATTCATCTGGCTGGCAAGAGAATTACTGAAGGCGGCGTACTTATTATCAATGCCCGGAGGTTCCGTACTCAGGAAAAAAACCGTCAGGATGCAATTGACCGGTTTGTTGAGTTAATCCGCAGGGCAGCAGAAAGACCAAAACTCCGTGGTAAGACAAAGCCGACATCTGCATCGAAGAGGCGCAGGTTAGATACGAAACGCCGTCGCGGCGAGGTCAAACGGATACGAAGGTCTGCTCCTTATTCTGAAGGCTAG
- a CDS encoding putative transposase — MKALTPQEALKIYQSGPEAVIKILCELSAAVERLEHRVRELENQLAQNSRNSNRPPSSDVFQKHTSSESRRKRKPGGQKGHPGQTLKPVENPDHVTWHKVDKHCDCGYPLKDQPWHDYGRRQVFDIPSLKTEVLDETGMSLSGTNHWLHSASTEEFT; from the coding sequence ATGAAAGCCCTAACACCACAAGAGGCATTGAAGATATATCAGTCTGGCCCGGAAGCGGTTATAAAAATTCTCTGTGAATTAAGCGCTGCCGTTGAGCGTTTAGAGCATCGCGTAAGAGAACTTGAAAACCAATTAGCTCAAAATAGCCGTAACAGCAACAGACCGCCCAGCAGCGATGTTTTTCAGAAACATACCAGTTCAGAATCAAGACGCAAAAGAAAACCGGGAGGCCAGAAAGGACATCCAGGCCAAACGCTTAAGCCCGTTGAAAATCCCGATCATGTTACATGGCACAAAGTTGATAAACACTGCGACTGTGGATATCCTTTGAAAGATCAACCATGGCATGATTATGGTCGCCGTCAAGTCTTTGATATTCCTTCACTCAAAACCGAAGTACTCGATGAAACAGGCATGTCCCTCAGTGGCACCAATCATTGGTTACATTCTGCTAGCACGGAGGAGTTTACCTAG
- a CDS encoding para-aminobenzoate synthase, with amino-acid sequence MLAGDVFVHEVKDACPPFEAFCRLVSNTNLFFLDSALPAKGISRYSFLGFDPFLTIKTKHRKITLTDKDGTIETEGNPFEHLRELLKQFSLTTIQKSIPFPCGAVGYLGYDLCHFVEKLPSKAVDDMGLPDMYMGFYDIVISYDHVLGKCSIVGVDFGIDNTLKDKIEQIAHVLGKKSDSTSETINHPAPLELSEPTFRFNFTKELYLGAIRQIKDYIKAGDVYQVNLSQRLETHIAIPPYKLYKRLRSVNPAPFSCYVTFDDVAIISSSPERFLQVRNRHVQTRPIKGTRPRGKDEKTDDHMRQALISSPKDDAELTMITDLERNDLGRVCNYGSVNVTEKKVLETYPTVYHLVSTVEGDLHERYDLVDLLKATFPGGSITGAPKIRAMQIIDELEPTKRGVYTGAVGYIGFNGDMDLNIAIRTFVMKGKTVYFQVGSGIVADSDEEEEYEETMHKAKALIDSLKLCNSR; translated from the coding sequence GTGCTAGCAGGTGACGTTTTTGTTCATGAGGTCAAGGATGCCTGCCCCCCCTTTGAGGCGTTTTGCCGGCTTGTCTCCAATACCAACCTATTTTTTCTCGATAGCGCTTTGCCTGCCAAAGGAATTTCAAGATATTCCTTTCTCGGTTTCGATCCCTTTTTAACCATAAAGACAAAGCATCGCAAGATTACCCTGACTGACAAAGATGGTACCATAGAAACTGAAGGAAATCCCTTTGAACATCTTCGGGAATTATTAAAACAGTTCTCATTGACAACCATACAAAAATCCATCCCCTTTCCTTGTGGTGCGGTTGGATATCTTGGCTATGACTTGTGCCATTTTGTCGAGAAATTACCGAGCAAGGCCGTTGATGATATGGGACTACCTGATATGTATATGGGATTTTATGATATTGTTATCTCTTACGATCATGTTCTGGGAAAATGCTCTATAGTTGGAGTAGACTTCGGTATTGATAATACCCTAAAAGATAAGATAGAACAAATCGCTCATGTATTAGGTAAAAAATCAGATAGTACATCTGAAACCATAAACCATCCCGCTCCTTTAGAACTATCTGAACCTACATTCCGTTTTAATTTTACAAAAGAACTCTATCTCGGCGCAATCAGGCAGATCAAAGACTATATCAAGGCGGGCGATGTGTATCAGGTCAATCTTTCTCAACGGTTAGAAACTCACATCGCTATCCCCCCCTATAAACTTTATAAGAGATTGCGTTCGGTAAATCCGGCTCCGTTTTCCTGCTATGTAACCTTTGATGATGTTGCGATTATCAGTTCCTCACCTGAGAGATTCCTTCAGGTCCGCAACAGACATGTCCAGACCCGTCCTATTAAAGGCACACGGCCTCGCGGTAAGGACGAAAAAACAGATGATCACATGAGACAGGCCTTAATCTCCAGCCCAAAGGATGATGCAGAGCTTACCATGATTACTGACCTGGAACGAAATGATCTGGGGCGTGTGTGCAATTATGGTTCTGTTAATGTGACAGAAAAAAAGGTTTTAGAAACCTACCCTACCGTGTATCATCTGGTTTCTACTGTTGAAGGGGATTTGCATGAACGATACGATTTAGTAGACTTGCTAAAGGCTACGTTTCCCGGAGGTTCTATTACCGGCGCACCAAAGATCCGTGCCATGCAGATTATTGATGAGCTTGAACCTACCAAACGAGGTGTTTATACAGGCGCTGTGGGGTACATAGGATTTAACGGAGATATGGACCTTAACATTGCTATACGCACCTTCGTTATGAAGGGTAAGACAGTATACTTTCAGGTTGGGAGTGGTATTGTAGCCGATTCAGACGAAGAAGAAGAGTACGAAGAGACTATGCATAAGGCCAAGGCCCTCATTGATTCCTTAAAATTATGTAATTCACGATAG
- a CDS encoding branched-chain amino acid aminotransferase, whose amino-acid sequence MSNAIFLNDKIIEETEGHISTLDRGFLYGDGLFETLRTYNKKPFRIDDHITRLSNSAQYFDIPFPYTSQQIRHIIEQLLTTNNLTDAYVRMTLSRGFAAHGIIPAEIINPTFVIHTKPLTPYPASLYKNGMSLITSHIRRSTTCPLSRHKTLNFLANCLIKKEAIEEKAHDALILNTDNYVTECAVSNIFIVQGNTIITPSLNANILPGITRKVVLKLCRENNICTLEKLFGMETVLEADEVFITNSLLEIMPISKMNGQSIGKLIPGPITKLLHDRYREITQ is encoded by the coding sequence TTGTCCAACGCTATCTTTTTAAATGATAAAATTATAGAAGAAACTGAAGGACACATAAGCACCCTGGACCGGGGTTTTCTTTATGGAGATGGTCTTTTTGAAACTTTGAGAACTTACAATAAAAAGCCATTCCGAATTGACGATCACATTACACGTCTCTCAAATTCGGCACAGTATTTTGATATCCCTTTTCCTTATACATCTCAGCAAATACGACACATTATTGAACAGCTTCTTACTACAAACAATTTAACGGATGCCTATGTACGTATGACACTCTCCCGTGGATTTGCGGCACATGGAATTATTCCTGCGGAAATTATAAACCCTACCTTTGTAATTCACACAAAACCATTGACGCCTTACCCGGCATCGTTATATAAAAACGGTATGTCGCTTATCACTTCCCATATCCGGAGGAGTACTACCTGCCCTCTTTCACGTCACAAAACACTCAACTTCTTAGCTAACTGTCTTATAAAGAAAGAAGCAATAGAAGAGAAAGCTCACGATGCACTTATCCTCAATACAGATAACTATGTTACCGAATGTGCTGTAAGTAATATTTTCATTGTTCAGGGAAATACTATTATTACTCCATCCCTGAATGCCAATATTTTGCCGGGCATTACACGGAAGGTTGTCTTAAAGCTCTGTAGAGAAAACAATATTTGTACCTTGGAGAAGCTCTTTGGAATGGAAACAGTCCTTGAGGCGGACGAGGTCTTTATCACTAACTCCTTACTAGAGATCATGCCCATTTCAAAAATGAACGGACAATCTATTGGAAAGCTTATCCCCGGTCCTATAACAAAACTTTTACACGATAGATACAGAGAGATAACACAGTAG
- a CDS encoding transposase — protein MKQQKRDVKKLAGTDKRPLQEQKKKKSKKDYRVRNWSEYTEALRQRGSLDVWIDEGVQEKWNAEPTGQRGSPPTYSDLAITSTLQLGIVFHQRLRQTEGLVKSLFRLMNIPLKVPDYSTLSRRGETVGISLAKEKKENLVLVLDSSGLKVYGEGEWKVRQHGYTKRRTWRKIHLSITPDGEIRAQELTENSTGDSEVVDKLLSQEESRIDTFAGDGSYDKRKVYESCKRRGILRILIPPRKDAKIWQHGNCSTEPHVRDETIRHIRRTSLRQWKERVGYHVRSLVENAIFRFKTIFGDRLYARNLAQQRTEVGIKASVLNRMMKLGMPESYAIS, from the coding sequence ATGAAGCAACAGAAACGGGACGTAAAGAAACTAGCAGGAACAGATAAAAGGCCGCTCCAAGAACAGAAAAAGAAGAAATCAAAGAAGGACTACCGGGTAAGAAACTGGTCAGAGTATACAGAGGCATTAAGACAAAGAGGGTCTCTTGATGTATGGATAGATGAGGGGGTACAAGAGAAATGGAATGCAGAGCCAACGGGCCAAAGAGGGTCTCCCCCTACGTATAGTGATCTGGCCATAACATCAACGCTTCAGTTGGGTATCGTATTTCATCAAAGACTTCGTCAAACAGAAGGATTAGTCAAATCACTGTTTCGGCTCATGAATATCCCTCTGAAGGTTCCTGATTATTCAACCCTGTCTCGAAGAGGTGAAACAGTGGGAATTTCTTTAGCGAAAGAGAAGAAAGAGAATCTGGTATTAGTCCTTGATAGCAGTGGGTTAAAGGTCTATGGGGAAGGGGAATGGAAGGTAAGACAGCATGGATATACCAAGAGAAGAACATGGAGAAAGATTCATTTGTCCATTACTCCTGATGGAGAGATAAGAGCACAAGAGCTTACCGAGAATAGTACTGGTGATTCAGAGGTAGTAGATAAGCTTCTAAGCCAGGAAGAGTCAAGGATTGATACCTTTGCCGGTGATGGCTCCTATGATAAGAGGAAGGTCTATGAGAGTTGTAAGAGAAGAGGGATTCTCAGAATACTTATTCCTCCGAGGAAGGATGCAAAGATATGGCAGCATGGCAACTGCAGTACAGAGCCACATGTCCGAGATGAGACGATAAGGCATATCAGAAGAACTTCCCTAAGACAGTGGAAAGAGCGTGTTGGTTACCACGTCCGCTCTCTGGTTGAGAATGCGATATTTCGATTCAAAACCATCTTTGGCGATAGGCTTTATGCCAGAAATCTTGCTCAACAAAGAACAGAAGTAGGTATCAAGGCATCTGTTTTAAACCGTATGATGAAATTAGGAATGCCGGAAAGTTATGCGATCTCATAA
- a CDS encoding putative transposase, whose amino-acid sequence MVERFDNHRHKVLAFLYDLHVPFDNNLAERDIRMAKLKQKISGTFRSEEMAESFCRIRSFISTVRKQSRNIMEAIKTLYTDSPLIPIHG is encoded by the coding sequence TTGGTGGAGCGATTCGATAACCATCGTCACAAGGTACTTGCCTTTCTGTATGATTTGCATGTACCTTTTGATAATAATCTTGCTGAACGTGATATCAGAATGGCTAAATTGAAACAGAAGATCTCAGGGACCTTTCGCAGCGAAGAAATGGCAGAGAGTTTTTGTCGAATCCGTAGTTTTATCTCCACGGTTCGCAAGCAAAGCAGAAATATTATGGAGGCCATTAAGACTCTCTATACTGATTCCCCATTAATCCCCATTCATGGGTAG
- a CDS encoding cyclase/dehydrase produces MEKIEKSIEVNVPVHTAYNQWTQFEEFPRFMEGVKEVKQLDAKRLHWKAEILGKEVEWDAHITEQTPDRQISWESTSGAVNRGTVLFKSSEPNKTRITLDIEYEPRGATEKLGDIVGALSSKVEGDLERFKDFIEQRGSETGSWRGEIKDRKV; encoded by the coding sequence ATGGAAAAAATCGAAAAATCGATTGAGGTGAATGTTCCTGTACACACAGCTTACAACCAATGGACGCAATTTGAGGAATTTCCCCGTTTTATGGAGGGCGTAAAAGAGGTAAAGCAGCTCGATGCCAAACGGCTTCATTGGAAAGCTGAGATTTTGGGTAAAGAGGTAGAATGGGATGCCCATATTACTGAACAGACGCCGGACCGTCAGATTTCCTGGGAAAGCACTTCGGGCGCGGTTAACAGAGGCACTGTTCTGTTTAAAAGCTCTGAGCCGAACAAGACACGTATCACGCTGGATATAGAATATGAACCCAGAGGCGCAACTGAAAAGCTAGGCGATATCGTGGGCGCCCTCTCAAGTAAGGTCGAAGGTGATTTAGAGAGATTTAAGGATTTCATTGAGCAGCGTGGGTCCGAGACGGGAAGCTGGCGTGGAGAGATCAAAGATAGAAAAGTTTAG